The genomic region CGCTGGTTCTACGGCGCGGAGTCGCCGGAGCTTGTGGCCGCCATTCATCTGCTTTCCGAAGCCAGTGAGCTCTCCCACTATCCGGACCTCTGGCGGCATCCGTTCTACCGGATAGCGCCGGGTCAGGAGTCGCGCTTCCTGCAGAAGAAATTTGACCTGCCGCAGGTGGAACGCACGACCCTTGCCCTCCTCGAAAAGGCCCAGTCCTCCGTGCGGAGGAACTTGGACCATCTCGACTATCTGGCTCATGCGGCGCGCGTATTCGGATGGGTAGGGCGACGGGCGGCCCTGAGCCTGCGGGTCGAGGAACTGCGCCGTGGCCTCTGCTCTGGGGAACGCGATGGGCTTCTCGAGCAACTGGCCACCTCGTGCGACTCGCTGGCCGATCGGATCCGCGATCTGGAACGGGAATACGTGAACCTGTGGCTCCGAACGAACCTCGACGCGAACCTGAGCTATCTCCTCGAGCTATTCGAACGACAGGAATCCTACCTGCGCGCTGCCGGACAATCCCTGAGGGCCGGCAAAGTTCCTCAGGAGGCGGAGCTCCGGTCCCGATTCGTAACGGCGCGGGGGCAGCGTACAGGCGCACAGACCGTTTTCTTGCGGAAGCGCTTCGTGGTGGAGAAACCCATCGCCAAAGCCGTCCTGCAAGCCATCGGCAACGATCAGCTGCGGGTCTTCCTCAACGGGCAATTTGTGGGGGAGGTCTTCGCAAGGTCCTCCCTCTCCATACGGGTAGAAAAGCAGCGGGTGCGGACGTGGGACGTCAGCGGTCAGCTCTGTCAGGGGACCAATGTGCTTGCCTTCGAGGCGGTCAGCTTTGACCCCAACGAGCCCGCGAGCGGCAACCTCTACCTCTGGATCCAGTTCACCGATGGCTCCAGGGCTACGGTCCTGACCGACGAAAGCTGGCGTGCCTCAGTGCAGTCCGAGCCTGGATGGGTGGCGCCCGGTTTCCGCGACGAGAAATGGAAATCGGCGGTGGACGCCGGTGTACGCTGGCGCATCTGCGAGCCGGACTTCGAACACAATCTTCCCTCCCGTATCGAATGGTGGGAATAGGGGACCGGGCGGAGCCTCAAGGGCTCAGTCCAGGCAGGCAAGCCTCCCTCGCCGTATAGGCGAGAACCCGTTGGAGCACGATCCCCAAAGGGAGGACGACGATGGAAGACCGACTCTATTACTACCGCGCACAAGTAGTCGACGTGTTCGACGGCGATACGTGCACGGTGGACTTTGACCTTGGCCTCTACGCGACGCTGCGGAAGCAGACGCTGCGCCTGGCCCGCATCGATGCCCCCGAGGTTCGTGGGCCGGAGCGGGACGCAGGTGTGCGCGCCCGTGATGCCCTGCGGGGTCTGATCCTGGGAAAGCAGGTCATTGTGCGCACGTTCAAAGACCGCAAGGGAAAGTACGGCCGCTGGATCGCGGAAATCTGGCTGAAACAACCGGACGGGCGCTACCTCAACGTCAACGACTGGATGCTGGCCCAGGGCTTTGCAACCCCGTACCGACCCTGAGGAGGTAGCGTGCAGGCGGACCAAGTCCTCCGGGGCCATGTCGTAACCCCCGACCGGACCGTCGAGCGCGGCTGGATCGCGATGGCCGAAGGTCGGGTCCTCGCCGTTGGAGAGGGAGAGAGCCCGACCTGCTCCTCCCGCCACGAGTTTGGACAGGCTTACCTTTTACCCGGCTTGATCGATCTCCACATCCACGGAATGGAAGAAGGGGACCCAGGCTCGGAAGTGGGGATCCGGATGATGCTGCGCGCGGCCCCCAAACACGGGGTCACGGGGATCCTGCCGAGCCTGGCTTCCTCCACGCGCGAGGGCTACCTCCGCTTTTTCGAGAATGCCAGGGCAGCCAAGGAGAGCCTCGGGGCACGACTTCTGGGCGTGCACTGTGAAGGACCTCACATCAATCCGCGGATGGCGAGGGGAATGGACCCCCGTTTCCTTCGTCCCCCGAACGCGGAGGAGGACGACGCACTTCTCGCCGAGGGCGATGGCCTTCTCCGTATCATGACCCTGTCGCCGGAGCTTCCGGGAAGCGTAAACCTGATCAGGAAACTGCGGGAGCGCGGTGTGGTGGCCTCGCTGGGACACACCGCAGCGTCGCGGGAACAGGTGCGAGCAGCCGTGGCGGCTGGCGCCTCCCACGTGTGTCATCTCTTCAACGCCTTTCCGAAGCCGGAGCGCGAGCCGGATCTACCCGACACAGCCTCCTATTGCCTCGAAGAGCCGCAGCTTACGCTCGAGGTTATCCTGGATCTGGTGCACGTCCCGCAGGAAAAACTCCAGCTCGCCCTGGAGAAAGCAGGCGTCGACCGGCTGGTGGGGGTAACGGACGGAATGCGCGGTGCGGGTCTCGGTCGGGGCATCTACCCAATGACTGACGGCCGCTGGTACCGGATCGACGCCGACGGGGGATGCCGCCTGGTAGAAAGCGAAGTGCTGGTCGGCACCGCCATGACCCTGACGGACGGGCTGCGCAATCTGGTCCGCAGGATGGGTCTCCGGCTCGATGAGGCCGTTCGCATCTGCAGCACAAATCCGGCGCGCGTGCTGGGTCTCGGCAACCAGCTGGGCAAAATAGCCCCCGGCTATCGCGCCGACATCGTTGTCTTCGACGAAAACCTGATCCCCCTCGCCACCTTTGTGGAAGGCCGCCTGGTCTGGCAAAGGGACCTGCCCCGGAAC from candidate division KSB1 bacterium harbors:
- a CDS encoding thermonuclease family protein gives rise to the protein MEDRLYYYRAQVVDVFDGDTCTVDFDLGLYATLRKQTLRLARIDAPEVRGPERDAGVRARDALRGLILGKQVIVRTFKDRKGKYGRWIAEIWLKQPDGRYLNVNDWMLAQGFATPYRP
- a CDS encoding amidohydrolase family protein, translating into MQADQVLRGHVVTPDRTVERGWIAMAEGRVLAVGEGESPTCSSRHEFGQAYLLPGLIDLHIHGMEEGDPGSEVGIRMMLRAAPKHGVTGILPSLASSTREGYLRFFENARAAKESLGARLLGVHCEGPHINPRMARGMDPRFLRPPNAEEDDALLAEGDGLLRIMTLSPELPGSVNLIRKLRERGVVASLGHTAASREQVRAAVAAGASHVCHLFNAFPKPEREPDLPDTASYCLEEPQLTLEVILDLVHVPQEKLQLALEKAGVDRLVGVTDGMRGAGLGRGIYPMTDGRWYRIDADGGCRLVESEVLVGTAMTLTDGLRNLVRRMGLRLDEAVRICSTNPARVLGLGNQLGKIAPGYRADIVVFDENLIPLATFVEGRLVWQRDLPRNGGP